A genomic region of Kluyveromyces marxianus DMKU3-1042 DNA, complete genome, chromosome 5 contains the following coding sequences:
- the MSP1 gene encoding protein-degrading AAA family ATPase MSP1, whose translation MAPRIDLKTITDLSVLFGTAISVYYLVNRLLAEAEGGPLSGNSKDSKERQSLVWQRLCAMNPELEEVSLNGYERSVLASVITPHDIDVSFEDIGGLEDVIEELTESVIYPLTSPEIFQESSLLEAPKGVLLYGPPGCGKTMIAKALARESGANFISIRMSSIMDKWYGESNKIVDAMFSLANKIQPCIIFIDEIDSFLRQRASSDHEVTAMLKAEFMTLWDGLTSNGKVMVLGATNRINDIDSAFLRRLPKRFPVSLPNADQRYKILSKFLRDTKVDPRDFDLDYIVQCTAQMSGSDLRELCRDAALTAARDYIKEKRKITESGKVDDLNNLKMRPLTNDDFLKNLKVDVGVAFSRAALD comes from the coding sequence ATGGCGCCTAGGATTGATTTGAAGACTATAACGGATTTGTCTGTTCTCTTTGGGACGGCTATTTCGGTGTATTACTTGGTGAACCGGTTACTGGCAGAAGCTGAGGGAGGTCCATTATCAGGGAACTCGAAGGATTCAAAGGAGAGACAATCATTAGTGTGGCAGAGACTATGTGCTATGAATCCTGAGTTGGAGGAAGTGAGTTTGAATGGATATGAGCGCAGCGTTTTGGCATCTGTTATCACCCCGCATGACATTGATGTTTCATTTGAGGACATCGGTGGTCTTGAAGATGTCATTGAAGAGCTTACGGAGAGCGTGATTTACCCACTTACAAGCCCTGAAATCTTTCAAGAGAGCTCGCTCTTGGAAGCACCTAAGGGTGTGCTATTGTACGGGCCACCTGGGTGTGGTAAGACTATGATAGCCAAGGCATTAGCCAGGGAGAGCGGTGCTAATTTTATCTCTATCAGAATGTCATCTATCATGGATAAATGGTACGGTGAGTCCAATAAGATTGTTGATGCaatgttttctttggcCAACAAAATCCAACCATGTATTATTTTCATCGATGAGATTGACTCGTTCTTGAGGCAACGTGCCTCCTCCGATCATGAAGTAACGGCAATGTTGAAGGCAGAATTTATGACTCTATGGGACGGTCTCACGTCAAACGGGAAGGTAATGGTGTTAGGTGCCACAAACAGAATTAACGATATCGATTCAGCTTTCTTGAGAAGACTACCTAAGAGATTCCCAGTTTCTCTACCAAATGCCGATCAGAGATACAAAATATTGAGCAAGTTCTTAAGGGACACCAAAGTAGACCCTAGAGACTTTGATTTGGATTACATCGTTCAATGCACTGCCCAAATGTCAGGTTCTGATTTAAGGGAACTTTGCAGGGACGCCGCTCTTACCGCTGCAAGAGATTATATCaaggagaaaagaaaaatcacGGAAAGTGGTAAGGTAGATGATCTAAATAACCTCAAAATGAGACCATTGACCAACGACGATTTCCTGAAAAATCTCAAAGTAGATGTCGGTGTAGCTTTCTCTAGAGCAGCATTGGATTGA
- the ERV1 gene encoding flavin-linked sulfhydryl oxidase, translated as MSNNTETDKQVNIGPSGRQIIYDEDGKPFFVTGKLTSEKSGAGAGAMAGATTVDMSDQTKDLPSAASKEPANLIPGSKSFTKVDPPDVEELGRSSWTLLHSIAAKYPNRPSDTQKQEMKQFMTIFSHVYPCNWCAKDFEKFIKQNAPKVESKEALGRWLCKAHNEVNRKLKKEEFNCDLWKKRWVDGWE; from the exons ATGTCTAATAACACAGAAACAGATAAACAAGTGAATATCGGACCATCTGGCAGGCAAATCATatacgatgaagatgggAAACCGTTC TTTGTAACGGGCAAACTTACATCTGAGAAGagtggtgctggtgctggtgctaTGGCTGGTGCTACAACTGTTGATATGTCAGATCAAACGAAAGACCTTCCCAGCGCTGCATCAAAAGAACCTGCAAACTTAATTCCTGGCTCTAAATCTTTTACCAAAGTAGATCCTCCAGATGTGGAAGAGTTAGGGCGTTCTTCATGGACTTTACTGCATTCAATTGCAGCAAAATATCCAAATCGTCCATCAGACACTCAAAAGCAGGAAATGAAACAGTTCATGACCATCTTCTCCCATGTCTACCCTTGTAATTGGTGTGCCAAAGATTTTGAGAAGTTTATCAAACAGAACGCGCCAAAGGTCGAATCTAAAGAAGCTTTAGGTAGGTGGTTATGCAAAGCCCATAATGAAGTGAATagaaaattgaagaaagaagaatttaatTGCGATttgtggaagaagagatgGGTTGATGGATGGGAATGA
- the SGD1 gene encoding MIF4G domain family protein → MSKKHSIRLPGVLLDELKGQNYDEDDSRFQTPKVKSSGRNGKRKAPLGRKELRKQQRESKKAKRSGKSDSHPVKKTQHEVKKVSKVQDTIRKNQKSSTSKKSESKPKQVRFAEKDDVKVFSSDDELSASDFDEFSEGDLDEEEWEQLRELEGDDEDEDEDQPLTAEETMMKLKELKEKKMKSNGNSETAMPAPDVDSDDDDQLSSDYSDIDEDDDEDQPLTAEETMMKLQELKEKKMKNSNNSKAVAAAPDVDSDDGDDDELSSSEYSDAEDDEADDKEMTVEETMAALKAMKEKKQKSKSQDMKPKKNTTQSKKDRTYAPLTPEERAAIERDEQDMKYYARKLGLKKNKLHAADEYDAIGGLLEGLDYFENFGEEGEEGEEDEEDEIMSEEDNEDEIMSEAEDEIISGNEEEEEEVENPFSSDDELSSGDFEEFSEGDLDEEEWEQLRELEGGKPSKAPKEKENIYTAPVSDTSQAYIPPSLRKKQLEDSDSETYKELKKKVKSLLNKLSDSNITVIVTSLNELYDNYARQYVNDAINNQIIEVVAQKNKLLDTFIMSYAGVAFSMWKLKGTEAGASFIQALVQKFLDIYNEQMEFIQSKGPNPEEAMLISKEATNLLTLLSYSYNFGLVSSRLIYDIIKELIQNPNEYTTELLLRIISVSGSLIRGDDPRALKDIISELLNNVKGLKQTSRLSFLLETLTDLKNNRLKPSVMAASHQSLKKTIIGSLRISTSASSEPLLASLDDIKNVETKGKWWLIGASWKGNQETAFDEVKKTNTDSSIDTKLNIELEDNLLSEIIDWNEVARQQRMNTDVRRAIFVSIMSAEDYLDAFAKLEKLNLKSKQSLDITRVLVHCLCNDGATTGYNPFYSLLAAKLSEHNHKLLKSFQFLFWEIVKKFETESYSDDENEDTLFNNDSLDEDAKLQTLAKQGRFFGFLIANGSLKLDIFKHVPLMGGINSDGFVFFEILLFQMFLTIGKTAEKKVKKDGKKSFEYNSNELLSLIDNGITNENKTVILKALKWFINKHFEYTKYISGVEGSKDYERESRRLSWAVNTFKSLIDDALKTSDF, encoded by the coding sequence ATGTCCAAGAAACATAGTATTAGGCTTCCAGGTGTGTTGTTGGACGAGCTTAAGGGCCAAAActatgatgaagatgattcGAGATTTCAGACACCTAAGGTAAAGAGTTCAGGACGTAATGGGAAGAGAAAGGCTCCATTGGGAAGGAAAGAGCTTAGGAAACAACAGCGTGAAAGTAAGAAGGCTAAGCGTAGTGGGAAGTCTGACTCGCACCCTGTAAAGAAGACGCAACATGAGGTTAAGAAAGTTTCAAAAGTACAAGATACCATTCGGAAAAACCAGAAATCAAGCACGAGCAAGAAGTCAGAATCTAAGCCTAAGCAGGTTAGATTTGCTGAGAAAGATGATGTTAAGGTATTTTCGTCCGATGATGAATTATCTGCTAGtgattttgatgaattTAGCGAGGGAGACTtagacgaagaagaatgggaACAGCTTCGCGAGTTGGAAGGTgacgatgaggatgaggatgaagacCAACCTCTCACGGCAGAAGAAACTATGATGAAACTTAAggagttgaaagaaaagaagatgaagagtaATGGTAATAGTGAAACCGCAATGCCTGCTCCAGATGTCGATtctgatgatgacgatCAATTGTCAAGTGACTACTCCGATATTGATGAGgacgatgatgaggatCAACCTCtaacagcagaagaaactaTGATGAAGCTTCAggagttgaaagaaaagaagatgaagaatagtaataatagtaaagCTGTCGCGGCTGCTCCAGATGTTGATTctgatgatggtgatgatgacgagCTATCGTCAAGTGAGTACTCAGATGccgaagatgatgaagcgGATGATAAAGAGATGacagttgaagaaacaatGGCCGCTCTAAAAGcaatgaaggaaaagaagcaaaaaagtAAGTCCCAAGATATGAAACCTAAGAAGAATACCACTCAAAGTAAAAAAGATAGAACATATGCTCCTTTGACTCCGGAAGAAAGAGCAGCGATTGAAAGAGACGAACAGGATATGAAATACTATGCTCGTAAATTAGGtctaaagaagaataaattGCATGCGGCGGACGAGTATGATGCAATTGGTGGTCTCTTAGAAGGTCTTGACTACTTTGAGAATTTTGGAGAGGAaggtgaagaaggtgaggaagatgaggaagatgaaattatgtcagaagaagataatgaagatgaaattatgtcagaagcagaagatgaaattaTATCAGGGaacgaagaagaggaagaagaagtcgaaAATCCCTTTTCGTCGGATGATGAGCTATCAAGTGGTGATTTTGAGGAGTTCAGCGAAGGTGATcttgacgaagaagaatgggaACAACTTCGAGAATTAGAGGGCGGAAAGCCATCTAAAGCGCCcaaggagaaggaaaatattTATACAGCACCAGTTTCTGATACGTCACAAGCTTACATTCCACCATCTttgagaaaaaaacaactagAGGATTCCGACTCTGAAACTTACAAAGAActtaaaaagaaggttAAATCATTGTTAAACAAATTGTCGGATTCCAACATAACTGTTATAGTTACCTCCCTAAATGAGCTATATGACAATTATGCAAGACAATATGTTAACGATGCAATCAATAATCAAATAATTGAAGTTGTAGCACAGAAGAATAAACTTCTAGATACATTTATTATGAGTTATGCAGGTGTGGCATTCAGCATGTGGAAGCTTAAAGGCACAGAAGCAGGTGCATCGTTCATTCAAGCTTTAGTTCAAAAGTTTTTGGATATATACAATGAGCAAATGGAATTCATTCAAAGCAAGGGCCCTAATCCTGAAGAGGCAATGTTGATATCAAAGGAGGCTACAAATCTTCTAACTTTGCTTTCCTATTCGTATAATTTTGGCTTGGTGTCAAGCAGATTGATTtatgatattattaaagAATTAATTCAGAATCCGAATGAATACACCACCgaacttcttttgagaATTATTTCTGTGTCAGGTTCTTTGATTAGAGGTGATGATCCTAGAGCATTGAAAGATATCATCAGTGAGCTATTGAACAACGTCAAGGGTTTAAAGCAGACTTCAAGATTAAGTTTCTTACTTGAAACACTAACTGATCTAAAGAATAATAGGTTGAAACCATCTGTTATGGCAGCCAGTCAtcaaagtttgaaaaaaacaataataggTTCGCTACGTATATCCACGTCAGCATCTTCAGAACCTTTACTAGCATCTTTagatgatatcaaaaatgTTGAAACCAAAGGTAAGTGGTGGTTAATTGGTGCATCATGGAAGGGTAATCAAGAAACGGCTTTCGATGAGGTGAAAAAGACGAATACTGACAGTTCAATCGATACGAAATTAAACATTGAATTGGAAGATAACTTACTCTCAGAAATTATAGACTGGAATGAAGTTGCTAGGCAACAAAGGATGAATACTGATGTTAGAAGAGCTATTTTTGTCAGTATTATGTCTGCGGAAGATTATTTAGATGCATTTGCTAAGCTTGAGAAATTAAACCTTAAAAGTAAACAGAGTCTTGATATAACTCGTGTTTTAGTGCATTGTCTATGTAACGACGGTGCTACTACTGGATACAATCCATTTTATTCACTTCTCGCAGCGAAGCTTTCGGAGCACAATCATAAGCTGCTTAAATCttttcagtttttgttttgggaAATAGTTAAGAAATTCGAGACAGAATCCTATtcagatgatgaaaatgaggaCACCTTATTCAATAATGATTCCCTTGATGAAGATGCTAAATTGCAAACTCTTGCAAAGCAAGGAAgattttttggtttcttaATTGCCAACGGatctttgaaattggaCATATTTAAACATGTTCCGCTAATGGGAGGAATTAACTCAGACGGTTTCGTATTCTTTGAGAtacttttgtttcaaatGTTCCTAACTATTGGTAAAACTGCCgaaaaaaaggttaaaaAAGATGGAAAGAAATCATTTGAATACAACTCTAATGAACTACTCTCTTTAATTGACAACGGTATCActaatgaaaacaaaacagtTATTCTTAAAGCTTTGAAGTGGTTCATTAATAAACACTTCGaatatacaaaatacaTATCCGGGGTTGAAGGGTCTAAGGACTATGAGAGGGAATCTAGGAGATTATCGTGGGCAGTCAATACCTTTAAATCATTGATAGACGATGCATTGAAGACTTCCGACTTCTAA
- the VRP1 gene encoding Vrp1p (intron?) — MAGPPPPPAPPPPMFGGQSAPAAPPPAAVPGRDALLSDIRKGAKLKKAHTVDKSAPMIGGSSVSSAPSSAPVPGKMPGSAPAVPPAMPGGPQLGDILAGGFPKLKHVQPNSGSAPAVPASAPPLPGHGNMNKNSNGSNSQSSPRIPSNRPQRKHTQSSRSDGGSSNTTSAPSMPSSAPPIPSMSAPPTPHVPSSGSAAAKAPAPPTAAPPLPGAAPSPPATSFPAVPSQAPPIPGAPPPPPSTSFPSSNSAAAPPPPPPAPPAPPAAAPPAPSAPAPKPKSSNGHSSSSAPKAPPAPAGGLPFLAEIQKKRDDRFVVDGTNNTSHSQNHSTSNKSKPSSAPPPPPAPPSGPPPPSQAPPPPTQAPPPPTQAPPPPSQAPPPPSGAPPSGGLPFLAEIQRRKDDSHVVQNSTSHSQHKRVPSQPSGAPPPPPPMQAPPTPSIPKSSAPVPPAAPPAAPPAPPSVPKSTPSAPPASGGLPFLAEIERRKDNTHVIENVSSPPPPPPGSSAPPPPPSSQAPPPPPAPPVQAPPAPTPPKTSAPTPPASGGLPFLAEIERRKDNTHVIENVSSPPPPPPMSAAPPTPSIPKTSIPAAPPAPPAAPPAAPPAAPPAAPPAPPASSANGGLPFLAEIERRKDDSHVIDSPASRSTESHAPPSLPHSLPPQPFGAPPPPPPPQAPPASSAPDISTLQSSKPPPPPPTAFSPSEPEESLQQQEERGKRDFKHRLFSTGNEQSRPAQSQNPYTNAAEIDVGDFTIEGSGNSVGVKTNRSGVKIDDSKFNWSNSSDLPKPRKFLGKTKLYPSGRGSSVPLDLSLFT; from the coding sequence ATGGCCGGtcctcctcctccaccAGCGCCTCCTCCACCGATGTTTGGTGGACAATCAGCGCCAGctgcaccaccaccagcgGCTGTTCCTGGACGAGATGCATTGTTAAGTGATATTAGAAAGGGTGCAAAGCTAAAGAAAGCGCATACGGTTGATAAAAGTGCTCCTATGATTGGAGGATCGAGTGTTAGTTCTGCGCCAAGTTCTGCTCCAGTTCCCGGTAAAATGCCTGGTTCTGCGCCTGCTGTGCCTCCAGCGATGCCAGGAGGTCCTCAATTGGGTGATATATTAGCTGGAGGGTTTCCTAAGTTGAAACATGTGCAGCCAAACTCCGGTAGTGCTCCAGCAGTTCCGGCTAGTGCACCTCCTCTGCCTGGTCATGGCAATATGAACAAAAATAGCAACGGCTCCAACAGTCAATCTTCACCTAGAATTCCTTCGAATAGGCCTCAGCGTAAACACACCCAGAGTTCTAGGAGTGATGGTGGTTCCAGTAATACAACTTCTGCTCCATCAATGCCATCTTCGGCGCCTCCTATACCTTCGATGAGTGCACCACCAACTCCCCATGTACCTTCATCTGgatcagcagcagcaaaagCTCCAGCTCCTCCAACAGCAGCTCCACCACTCCCTGGTGCTGCACCTTCGCCTCCTGCTACTTCGTTCCCTGCAGTTCCATCACAGGCACCCCCAATACCAGGAGCCcctccaccaccaccttctACAtctttcccttcttctaattctgctgctgctcctcctcctcctccgCCCGCACCTCCTGCCCCACCAGCTGCTGCTCCCCCTGCACCATCTGCTCCAGCGCCAAAACCTAAATCCAGTAATGGCCATTCATCTTCGTCGGCACCAAAGGCTCCTCCAGCACCTGCCGGTGGACTACCGTTCTTGGCAGAAattcagaagaaaagagacgACAGATTTGTGGTTGATGGAACAAACAACACCTCACATTCACAAAACCATTCAACATCAAATAAGTCGAAACCTTCATCGGCTCCTCCTCCACCACCTGCTCCTCCATCAGGTCCTCCGCCCCCATCTCaagcaccaccaccaccaactCAGGCACCGCCTCCTCCAACTCAggcaccaccaccaccatcTCAGGCACCTCCTCCTCCATCAGGTGCTCCACCAAGCGGAGGATTGCCATTCTTAGCAGAAATACAACGCAGAAAAGACGATTCGCATGTTGTACAAAATTCCACATCACATTCACAACATAAGAGGGTGCCTTCTCAGCCATCTGGAGCCCCACCTCCACCTCCACCAATGCAAGCTCCACCAACTCCATCTATACCAAAGTCAAGTGCACCTGTCCCACCGGCAGCTCCACCGGCAGCTCCACCGGCGCCGCCATCAGTGCCAAAATCGACCCCCTCTGCTCCACCTGCAAGTGGTGGTCTACCATTTTTGGCTGAAATTGAACGTAGGAAAGACAATACACACGTAATAGAGAACGTTTCTTCTCCTCCACCTCCTCCTCCAGGATCTTCAGCTCccccaccaccaccatcTTCACAGGCTCCCCCACCACCACCGGCTCCACCAGTACAAGCTCCACCAGCTCCAACCCCACCTAAGACGAGTGCACCTACTCCACCTGCAAGCGGTGGTCTACCATTTTTGGCTGAAATAGAACGTAGGAAAGACAATACACACGTAATAGAAAACGTTTCTTCTCCTCCTCCCCCTCCTCCAATGTCCGCGGCACCACCAACACCATCCATACCTAAGACTAGCATACCTGCGGCTCCACCTGCTCCACCTGCTGCCCCACCTGCTGCCCCACCTGCTGCCCCACCTGCTGCTCCACCGGCTCCACCGGCTTCATCTGCAAACGGTGGTCTACCATTCTTAGCTGAAATAGAACGCAGAAAAGACGACTCGCATGTTATAGACAGCCCAGCATCTCGTTCGACAGAGAGTCATGCCCCTCCATCATTACCTCATAGCTTACCTCCTCAACCATTTGGAGCCCCTCCACCTCCACCTCCACCACAAGCTCCTCCTGCATCTAGTGCTCCAGATATCTCGACACTGCAAAGCTCGAAACCTCCACCACCTCCGCCTACGGCATTTTCGCCATCTGAGCCTGAAGAATCTCTCCagcaacaagaagaacgagGTAAACGTGATTTCAAACACAGGCTTTTCTCGACTGGTAATGAACAAAGTCGTCCAGCTCAATCACAAAACCCATATACTAATGCTGCAGAGATAGACGTTGGAGATTTCACTATTGAGGGAAGCGGAAACTCTGTCGGAGTGAAAACGAATAGGTCTGGAGTCAAAATTGATGACAGTAAATTTAACTGGTCTAATAGCTCTGACTTGCCAAAACCACGGAAGTTTTTGGGAAAAACTAAATTATACCCTAGTGGTAGAGGTTCTAGTGTTCCACTAGATTTAAGTCTATTCACATGA